acagtgcgtccgccgcccgataccgtgtgggatcttatccgggacgggaaccctaagcatgtacagaatcttatcctctatctcgtatttcgtcattcttttcatgtacgagatctgactgcgttttgaaaacaggtggtttggaccccatggctctcttttaggggtacccatgcttcggtcagggagagttatgccctgagccagatgcgggtcttgttcgttggccgccgggaccctgtctggtacctaggaaagcgggtacgtatgcagacggtcggggttttttcggtgccgaggcctccgcctgcgaccatgctgtctactcgctcgataggcgagtcgtggagggtccactcgaggactggtgtgccggcgacagagttggtggtagagggagctagctattacctgtttatccaggattcttttcgtctcccggagcctggcgctgtaagttgcctcctctcttttttagtgttttcatgttcgtgcccatgtgtttatgcctactgtgttttgtgcaggagggtcctgaccctttgttggggggatgggtgcttcccgatgctcggatctcgtataccggagagagtggatccgagattgtggagacttttccggaagaccgggttttccatgctccgctccctgagggagtagaggcggtatgcacctttcatttgtgtactcttctttatattttttctttcttttttactgacattcttgttttaggttccggcccatacggccaatgcgatggtgggagTGATCAACCGGTTAAAGTCCGCGTTGATTCGAActcggtctgcactttcttgcaggagcccccactctactcgggtaatgtgccctctttttttttcttttgatctgtacctttggtttggctttcggttattcactcttttttttgtccctttttgcagacggctactgggcgtgctggggccgacgacgcgggtccctcgggcgggggacacggtcgtcgCGCGAGAGAGAGAGCATAGCACTCGCCcatacggcatcgccgttctgacgcgggggcgagttcttccggggagaggtccgagccggagcgtcggcgacgttccgtgtcggtggcccgagagcctagcctcGAGTTGCAGTCgcagcctcatttttggggtgactctggctggggtccctcataccacggggagtggagtgggtggaccggcgaggcttggagacatggagccgatgacgagtcttaggcttacctccttgCTTTAtgcatattcattcttgtgttccgcatgtatatatataatttttgcgatttttggtgcaagaatgttt
This genomic stretch from Spinacia oleracea cultivar Varoflay chromosome 3, BTI_SOV_V1, whole genome shotgun sequence harbors:
- the LOC110798958 gene encoding uncharacterized protein, coding for MVEDVSTLGDYRWGDLGYATLVGQMSLSVRVTDPSIRHFVITLAGVPRLIELWAFEHLPWLATRKGQRPLEFPAGRRWGWKKKLTVRPPPDTVWDLIRDGNPKHVVWTPWLSFRGTHASVRESYALSQMRVLFVGRRDPVWYLGKRVRMQTVGVFSVPRPPPATMLSTRSIGESWRVHSRTGVPATELVVEGASYYLFIQDSFRLPEPGAEGPDPLLGGWVLPDARISYTGESGSEIVETFPEDRVFHAPLPEGVEAVPAHTANAMVGVINRLKSALIRTRSALSCRSPHSTRTATGRAGADDAGPSGGGHGRRARERA